One genomic region from Mycoplasmopsis columbina encodes:
- a CDS encoding aminopeptidase P family protein has translation MERKILDKLFKGKKIDALISMAPQTRLWYSKVQTTDGYLVVEKNKAYLFVDGRYIEYANNKAENVEVILLNGAKTLKDFFAKKAYKKVAYEQDYLTYGDFQKLNNLVNPQEIEWISGQGLRIIKSNEEIQLIQKAVDISLDAYAELIEWVKPGMTEKEVAARLNYLMKLKGADKESFDEIVATGKYSAEPHHHPTDEVLKEGDLLKVDFGALYKGYSADITRTIVLGGNENVSNPKALEILQIVEEAAKAGRDAVRPGIKTSEIDKICRDYITAKGYGEYFVHSTGHGLGIDVHEEPYVSKLADTVLEPGMIITVEPGIYIEGLGGARNEDDVLVTETGRYVLSKPWENS, from the coding sequence ATGGAAAGAAAAATTTTAGACAAACTATTTAAAGGAAAAAAAATTGACGCCCTTATTTCTATGGCTCCCCAGACAAGATTATGATATTCAAAAGTTCAAACTACTGATGGATATCTTGTAGTAGAAAAAAATAAAGCTTACTTGTTTGTAGATGGAAGATACATTGAATATGCAAACAACAAAGCAGAAAATGTTGAGGTCATTTTACTTAACGGTGCAAAAACATTAAAAGACTTTTTTGCCAAAAAAGCTTATAAAAAAGTGGCATACGAACAAGATTATTTAACTTATGGAGATTTTCAAAAATTAAATAATCTTGTAAATCCTCAAGAAATTGAGTGAATTTCAGGACAAGGTTTAAGAATTATTAAATCAAACGAAGAAATTCAGTTAATTCAAAAAGCCGTAGATATTTCATTAGATGCGTATGCAGAATTAATTGAATGAGTGAAACCAGGAATGACTGAAAAAGAAGTTGCTGCTAGATTAAATTACTTAATGAAATTAAAAGGAGCGGACAAAGAAAGTTTTGATGAAATTGTTGCAACTGGTAAATATTCAGCTGAACCACATCATCATCCTACTGACGAAGTTTTAAAAGAAGGTGATTTATTAAAAGTTGATTTTGGAGCTTTATACAAAGGATATAGTGCTGATATTACTAGAACAATTGTGTTGGGTGGAAATGAAAATGTTTCTAACCCTAAGGCTTTAGAAATTTTACAAATTGTTGAAGAAGCTGCAAAAGCGGGTAGAGATGCAGTTAGACCTGGAATTAAAACTTCTGAAATTGACAAAATTTGTCGTGATTACATTACTGCAAAAGGTTATGGAGAATATTTTGTGCATTCAACAGGTCATGGATTAGGAATTGATGTTCATGAAGAACCTTATGTAAGTAAATTGGCAGATACTGTTTTAGAACCTGGAATGATAATTACTGTTGAACCTGGAATTTATATTGAAGGTTTAGGTGGAGCAAGAAATGAGGATGATGTTCTTGTAACTGAAACTGGAAGATATGTTTTATCTAAACCTTGAGAAAATTCTTAA
- the proS gene encoding proline--tRNA ligase, with the protein MKELEKITPLEQDFSKWYTDVVKQGNLIAYGPVKGTLIFKPNAYGIWELIQQNLNEIFKEKGIQNVYLPLFIPEKLLNKEKEHIKGFNPELATITMVGDKKIDEKIFVRPTSEVLFADLFKNSIESHKDLPIIYNQWANVVRWEKTTNPFLRSREFLWQEGHTCHADPLEARHFTKMMISCYARFLKNFLALPTIIGKKTANEKFAGACSTYTVEAMMKDGRALQSGTSHYLAQNFSKQFDITFKNKFNLTEHVYQTSWGVSTRLLGAIIMTHGDNRGIVIPPRVAPTQVIILELFANKNPKIHELCLELEKDLGRKYRVSLDASDKGPGFKAANAEIQGIPLRLEIGPKDFENKTVTLVRRDNLEKEVVELAKVKDRIGELLDAIHNNLYEQAEKRLNDNTVVVYEDYEQFKAELENRKFVIAPFCCSGKVEEIIKEETGATTRCIPKKFDKPTKSFKCIYPQCKSKTKRFVVFARAY; encoded by the coding sequence ATGAAAGAACTAGAAAAAATTACACCTTTAGAACAGGATTTTTCAAAGTGATACACAGATGTTGTCAAGCAGGGAAATTTAATTGCTTATGGTCCTGTTAAAGGAACTTTAATTTTTAAACCTAATGCGTATGGAATTTGAGAATTAATTCAACAAAATTTGAATGAAATTTTCAAAGAAAAAGGAATTCAGAATGTTTATCTGCCTCTTTTTATTCCAGAAAAATTACTTAACAAAGAAAAGGAACACATAAAAGGATTCAATCCTGAATTGGCAACTATAACTATGGTTGGCGACAAAAAAATTGATGAAAAAATTTTCGTAAGACCAACTTCAGAAGTTTTGTTTGCAGATCTTTTTAAAAATTCAATTGAATCTCATAAAGATTTACCCATCATCTATAATCAATGAGCAAACGTGGTTAGATGAGAAAAAACAACTAATCCGTTTTTAAGAAGTAGAGAATTTTTATGACAAGAAGGACACACATGTCACGCTGACCCTCTTGAAGCAAGACACTTTACCAAAATGATGATTTCTTGCTATGCAAGGTTTTTGAAAAACTTTTTGGCTCTACCTACTATTATTGGTAAAAAAACTGCTAATGAAAAATTTGCAGGGGCTTGTTCAACTTACACCGTTGAAGCAATGATGAAAGATGGAAGAGCACTTCAATCTGGAACAAGTCATTACCTAGCACAAAATTTTTCAAAACAATTTGATATTACATTTAAAAATAAATTTAATTTAACTGAACATGTTTATCAAACTTCTTGAGGTGTTTCTACTCGTCTTTTAGGCGCCATTATTATGACACATGGAGATAATCGTGGAATTGTAATTCCTCCACGTGTTGCGCCAACTCAAGTTATTATTTTAGAGCTTTTTGCAAACAAAAATCCTAAAATACATGAACTTTGTTTAGAACTAGAAAAAGATTTAGGAAGAAAATATCGTGTTAGTTTAGATGCTTCAGATAAAGGTCCTGGTTTTAAAGCTGCTAACGCCGAAATACAAGGTATTCCACTAAGATTAGAAATAGGACCAAAAGATTTTGAAAACAAAACTGTGACTTTAGTGCGTAGAGACAATTTAGAAAAAGAAGTTGTTGAATTAGCCAAAGTTAAAGATCGTATAGGGGAATTGTTAGATGCAATTCACAATAACCTCTATGAACAAGCCGAAAAAAGATTAAATGACAATACAGTTGTTGTTTATGAAGATTATGAACAATTTAAGGCGGAATTAGAAAACCGTAAATTTGTTATTGCTCCATTTTGTTGTTCTGGTAAAGTGGAGGAAATAATTAAAGAAGAAACGGGAGCAACAACTAGATGTATTCCCAAAAAATTTGATAAACCTACGAAATCATTTAAATGTATTTACCCACAATGTAAATCAAAAACCAAACGTTTTGTTGTTTTTGCAAGAGCTTACTAA